A stretch of the Fusarium musae strain F31 chromosome 2, whole genome shotgun sequence genome encodes the following:
- a CDS encoding hypothetical protein (EggNog:ENOG41~CAZy:CE8): protein MKGFIIKTAFIAATLFSTATASAKGPVDTYKKCQRQTKRATEGCPKGTLFVAKDDPRADFSSIQDAIDSLGNTTTAGHILIAPGNYSEQLNVTRRGPLHLIGASNKPWVKDLYADIDVNTTAQNDVQIWFNLANTNNGSLSDNVFTSVLTVGPNFNATLTGSGPTGFPVPLDTPFGCTDFRAYNIDFRNDFAPRSVGPAHAVGVSRANAGFYSCGFYSYQDTVYVGKLGNAYFYDNIIAGETDFLYGFGTAWIEKSTLSLRGCGGGITAWKGTNTTFTNKYGVYIDNSQVIPVNSTIATNFVGKCALGRPWNSQHKSIFMQSYFDAVILPAGYIEWSKSTPRVDNYTFMATWNDHGPGYNVEAEKASNVTKVLTDAEVKPYRAPADVFQTLEGKFGHVKWIDKKAL, encoded by the exons ATGAAgggcttcatcatcaagacgGCTTTTATTGCCGCGACTCTCTTTTCTACTGCGACTGCATCCGCCAAGGGACCTGTTGACACGTACAAGAAATGTCAACGGCAGACTAAGCGTGCTACAGAAGGATGTCCCAAGGGCACTCTCTTCGTAGCAAAGGATGATCCACGAGCAGACTTTTCCTCCATCCAAGACGCCATCGACTCGTTGGGTAACACAACAACCGCAGGCCATATTCTCATTGCACCTGGAAACTACAGCGAGCAATTAAACGTCACCCGCCGAGGACCCCTACATCTCATCGGTGCCTCAAACAAACCTTGGGTCAAGGATCTCTACGCTGATATTGACGTCAACACCACGGCTCAAAATGACGTTCAGATATGGTTCAATCTTGCGAATACGAATAATGGAAGTTTGAGTGATAATGTGTTCACGAGTGTACTCACCGTTGGACCTAATTTCAACGCTACCCTGACTGGATCTGGACCTACGGGTTTTCCTGTGCCTCTAGACACGCCGTTTGGATGCACGGATTTCAGGGCGTATAACATTGATTTCAGGAATGATTTTGCGCCGAGATCCGTTGGACCTGCGCATGCGGTTGGTGTGAGTAGGGCTAATGCGGGCTTTTACTCTTGCGGCTTCTACTCTTACCAAGATACT GTCTACGTTGGAAAACTTGGAAATGCCTACTTCTACGACAACATCATTGCTGGAGAGACTGACTTCCTGTACGGTTTCGGTACAGCATGGATTGAGAAATCAACTCTATCTCTCCGAGGCTGCGGAGGCGGCATCACAGCTTGGAAAGGCACCAACACGACCTTCACCAACAAATACGGCGTCTACATCGACAACTCGCAGGTCATACCCGTAAACTCCACCATCGCCACAAACTTTGTTGGAAAATGTGCCCTCGGACGACCATGGAACTCACAGCACAAGTCGATCTTTATGCAGTCGTACTTTGATGCTGTGATCTTGCCTGCTGGGTATATCGAGTGGAGCAAGTCGACTCCAAGAGTTGATAATTATACTTTCATGGCGACGTGGAATGATCATGGGCCGGGATATAacgttgaggctgagaaggctaGTAATGTTACGAAGGTCTTGACGGATGCGGAGGTCAAGCCTTATAGAGCGCCTGCGGATGTATTCCAGACTCTTGAAGGGAAGTTTGGACACGTCAAGTGGATTGACAAGAAGGCTCTGTAA